In the Pseudothauera hydrothermalis genome, one interval contains:
- a CDS encoding ABC transporter ATP-binding protein, with product MPTLELRAVATGHIGPLDLRIGAGECVSLRGASGSGKSLLLRALADLDPHAGEVWLDGVACSAMPAPQWRRKVVLVAAESQWWHARVGAHFPPGFERARLAALDLPGEALDWEVARCATGERQRLALLRALALQPAALLLDEPTAHLDADSSARVEALVADYRRDHAAAVLWVSHDARQAARVASRRLVLREGRLEADTDTAEDAWVP from the coding sequence ATGCCAACGTTGGAACTGCGTGCCGTTGCCACGGGTCATATCGGCCCGCTCGATCTGCGTATCGGCGCAGGCGAATGTGTCAGCCTGCGGGGGGCGTCGGGCAGCGGCAAATCGCTGTTGCTGCGCGCGCTGGCGGACCTCGACCCGCACGCCGGCGAGGTCTGGCTGGACGGGGTGGCCTGTTCAGCGATGCCGGCGCCGCAGTGGCGCCGCAAGGTGGTGCTGGTGGCCGCCGAGAGCCAGTGGTGGCACGCCCGCGTGGGCGCGCACTTTCCGCCCGGCTTCGAACGCGCGCGCTTGGCAGCGCTCGATCTGCCGGGCGAGGCGCTGGACTGGGAGGTGGCGCGCTGCGCCACCGGCGAGCGCCAGCGCCTGGCCCTGTTGCGCGCGCTGGCGCTGCAACCGGCGGCGCTGCTGCTCGACGAACCCACTGCTCATCTGGATGCGGACAGCAGCGCGCGGGTAGAGGCTTTGGTGGCCGACTACCGGCGCGATCACGCCGCCGCGGTGTTGTGGGTGAGCCACGATGCGCGCCAGGCCGCGCGGGTGGCAAGCCGGCGCCTGGTGTTGCGCGAAGGGCGGCTGGAGGCGGATACGGATACCGCGGAGGACGCATGGGTGCCGTGA
- a CDS encoding sodium-dependent transporter has protein sequence MTMTKAHSHGQWTSRIGFMLAATGSAVGLGNIWKFPYMIGQSGGAAFVLVYLLCIALIGLPILVAEWMIGRRGQKNPINTMSELAAGQGHSRNWAVVGLTGVLGAFLILSFYSVIGGWAVSYIGESARGAFAGMDKAAAGAAFSAFLGDAGSLLTWHSVFMLLTVGVVAMGVAGGLERASKFMMPALGILLLVLVGYGMTTGSFGQAAAYLFNPDWSKLNGGVVMAALGHAFFTLSLGMGIMMAYGSYLGEDVDLLRTARTVVIMDTVIAIAAGLAIFPIVFANGLDPAAGPGLIFVTLPLAFGNMAGGAVLGAMFFLLLTFAALTSSISLLEPVVELVEERTPLGRVGATVIAGLATWALGIAALLSFNMWADVTLLGLNIFDFLDQLTSKFLLPLTGLGVIVFAAWRLEQDSVRRELKLSDGGFALWRIVTRFIAPIGVLAVFVGNL, from the coding sequence ATGACCATGACCAAAGCGCACTCCCACGGTCAATGGACCTCCCGCATCGGCTTCATGCTTGCCGCCACCGGTTCGGCGGTCGGTTTGGGCAACATCTGGAAATTTCCCTACATGATCGGCCAGAGTGGCGGTGCGGCCTTCGTGCTGGTTTACCTGCTATGTATTGCGCTGATCGGCTTGCCGATACTGGTGGCCGAATGGATGATCGGTCGGCGCGGCCAGAAAAACCCGATCAACACCATGAGTGAGCTGGCCGCCGGGCAGGGGCATAGCCGCAATTGGGCCGTGGTCGGTTTGACCGGCGTGCTCGGAGCCTTCCTGATCCTGTCTTTCTATAGCGTGATCGGCGGCTGGGCGGTGTCCTATATCGGCGAGTCGGCCCGCGGCGCTTTTGCCGGCATGGACAAAGCGGCTGCCGGTGCGGCCTTTTCGGCCTTTCTGGGCGATGCCGGCAGCTTGCTGACCTGGCACAGCGTGTTCATGTTGCTTACCGTGGGTGTGGTAGCGATGGGTGTGGCCGGCGGCCTGGAGCGCGCCTCCAAATTCATGATGCCGGCTTTGGGCATTTTGCTGTTGGTGCTGGTCGGCTACGGTATGACCACCGGCAGCTTCGGTCAGGCTGCGGCCTATCTGTTCAATCCGGACTGGAGCAAGCTCAACGGCGGCGTGGTCATGGCCGCGCTCGGGCATGCTTTCTTCACCCTGTCGCTGGGCATGGGCATCATGATGGCCTACGGTTCCTACCTGGGCGAAGACGTGGACCTGCTGCGCACCGCGCGTACCGTGGTGATCATGGACACGGTGATCGCGATTGCCGCCGGCCTGGCGATTTTCCCCATCGTCTTCGCTAACGGCCTGGATCCGGCTGCCGGCCCGGGGTTGATCTTTGTCACCCTGCCGCTGGCCTTCGGGAACATGGCAGGCGGGGCGGTGCTGGGCGCGATGTTTTTCCTGCTGCTGACTTTTGCCGCGCTGACTTCGTCGATTTCGCTGTTGGAGCCGGTGGTGGAGCTGGTGGAAGAGCGCACGCCGCTGGGTCGGGTCGGCGCGACCGTGATCGCAGGCTTGGCCACCTGGGCGTTGGGCATCGCAGCCTTGCTGTCGTTCAATATGTGGGCCGATGTCACCCTGCTGGGCCTCAATATCTTCGATTTCCTCGATCAGCTCACCAGTAAATTCCTGTTGCCGCTCACCGGCCTGGGCGTGATCGTCTTTGCCGCTTGGCGCCTGGAGCAGGACAGCGTGCGCCGCGAGCTCAAACTGTCTGACGGCGGCTTTGCGCTGTGGCGCATCGTCACCCGCTTCATTGCGCCCATTGGCGTGCTGGCGGTATTCGTCGGCAATCTCTGA
- a CDS encoding Glu/Leu/Phe/Val dehydrogenase dimerization domain-containing protein, translating to MAVFSLSDFADHEQVVFVSDDKSGLRAIIAVHNSNLGPALGGCRMWPYATEEEAVRDVLRLSRGMTYKSAMANLKLGGGKSVIIGNPRTQKTPELLAAFARALENLGGRYIAAEDSGTSVADMKYMAQFTRHVAGVHDKPAADGSTRSGDPSPATAWGTFVGIKAAVKERLGRDSLEGLKVAIQGVGNVGHHLAGHLKEAGAQLWITDIERDALLRTAKAYDATVVAPEAIFGLDVDVLAPCAMGAIINDTTIPQLKARIVAGAANNQLAEPRHGAELMRRGILYAPDYVINAGGIIDVYYERAGYDAAKASAHVARIYDNLMEIFARARSEERPTNEVADRIAEERFKR from the coding sequence ATGGCTGTTTTTTCCCTGAGCGATTTCGCCGACCATGAACAAGTCGTGTTCGTCAGCGACGACAAGAGCGGTTTGCGCGCGATCATCGCCGTGCACAATTCCAACCTCGGCCCCGCTTTGGGCGGCTGCCGCATGTGGCCCTACGCCACCGAGGAAGAAGCGGTGCGCGACGTGCTGCGCCTGTCGCGCGGTATGACCTACAAATCCGCGATGGCCAATCTAAAGCTCGGCGGCGGCAAGTCGGTGATCATCGGCAATCCGCGCACTCAAAAAACCCCGGAATTGCTGGCCGCTTTTGCGCGCGCGCTGGAAAACCTCGGCGGGCGTTACATTGCCGCCGAAGACTCCGGCACCAGCGTGGCCGACATGAAATACATGGCGCAATTTACCCGCCATGTAGCCGGGGTGCACGACAAGCCCGCCGCCGACGGCAGTACCCGCAGCGGCGACCCGTCGCCGGCCACCGCCTGGGGGACCTTCGTCGGCATCAAGGCCGCGGTCAAGGAACGCCTGGGGCGCGATTCGCTGGAGGGGCTGAAAGTGGCCATTCAGGGCGTCGGCAACGTCGGCCACCATCTGGCCGGCCATCTCAAAGAGGCCGGTGCCCAACTGTGGATCACCGACATAGAGCGCGATGCCCTGCTGCGCACCGCCAAGGCGTACGACGCCACCGTGGTGGCACCTGAAGCCATTTTCGGCCTGGATGTGGATGTGTTGGCCCCCTGCGCAATGGGCGCGATCATCAACGACACCACCATCCCGCAGCTCAAAGCCCGCATCGTCGCCGGGGCGGCGAACAACCAGCTTGCCGAACCGCGCCACGGCGCCGAGCTGATGCGCCGCGGCATCCTCTACGCACCGGACTACGTCATCAACGCCGGCGGCATCATCGATGTGTATTACGAGCGCGCCGGCTACGATGCTGCCAAGGCAAGCGCGCATGTGGCGCGCATCTACGACAATCTGATGGAAATATTCGCCCGCGCACGTAGCGAAGAGCGGCCGACCAACGAGGTCGCCGACCGGATCGCCGAAGAACGCTTCAAACGCTGA
- a CDS encoding indolepyruvate ferredoxin oxidoreductase family protein, whose product MANTLAPATLDDKYTLTAGRAYMTGIQALVRLPIMQRLRDAAAGLNTAGFISGYRGSPLGGVDQEFWKAKKYLEPHHIVFQPGLNEDLAATAVWGTQQVNLDKNARYDGVFAMWYGKGPGVDRSGDVFRHANAAGTSKHGGVLVIAGDDHAAKSSTLPHQTEHVFKALMMPVLAPANIQEYLEYGLHGFALSRYSGCWVAFKALADTVETSASVDVDPFRVQTVIPTDFPLPADGLNIRWPDPPLVQEKRLVHHKLYAALAYARANRLDRTVIDSPNARLGIMTCGKSYLDVRQALEDLGIDDRLAAEIGIRLYKVGMVWPLEAEGVRRFADGLEEILVVEEKRQFLEYQLKEELYNWREDVRPRVIGKFDEKGEWALPHGDWLLPAAGELTPAMIARVIAARIARFHTSDKIRARLAFLEAKEATLAKPRLSIARVPHYCSGCPHNTSTKVPDGSRAIAGIGCHYMATWLSPESTGTFCQMGGEGVPWVGQAPFTATTHVFANLGDGTYMHSGILAIRQAVAAKVNITYKILYNDAVAMTGGQPHDGVLTVPIIAHQLAAEGVRNIVVVTDGTPRAYGPADLPHGTPMRHRDELDAVQRELRSVPGVSALIYDQTCAAEKRRRRKRGKFPDPATRVLINDHVCEGCGDCSEKSNCMSVTSVETEFGRKRTIDQSSCNKDFSCIKGFCPSFVTIEGGRLRRGKAAGNPAEAFDALPEPRLPTTATPWGILVTGVGGTGVVTIGALLGMAAHLEGKGVSVLDMAGLAQKGGAVWSHVRIADRPESLHAARIAAGEANAVIGCDLVVAASDESLAKMRSGHTRALINSDQTMTSEFVRGFAAQARSGDVGTHPDPQFPASSMQAQIIDAVGAENVEFLDAGRLATDLLGDSIATNLFMLGYAWQRGLVPLSREAILRAIEINGAAVQANKAAFQWGRRAAVDLEAVRAAARPQSGTPAHHKLSTSLEELIARRAAHLTDYQNAAYAQRYTALIERVRAAENRVAPGMHLLTEAVARGYHKLLAYKDEYEVARLYTQTDFLARIEEQFEGDYKLVFHLAPPLLADKDAATGELKKKAYGPWMLKAMRVLARLRGLRGSFFDPFARSHDRKLDRELIADYERVVEEIISGLERSNLETAVELANIPDRIRGFGHVRERYLAAARKRQAELLDAFRRREAVPGNGPQNPRKTIAVLAG is encoded by the coding sequence ATGGCGAACACACTTGCCCCCGCGACCCTCGACGACAAATACACCCTGACCGCCGGCCGGGCGTACATGACCGGCATCCAGGCGCTGGTGCGCCTGCCGATCATGCAGCGGCTGCGCGATGCGGCGGCCGGCCTGAACACTGCCGGCTTCATCTCCGGCTACCGCGGCTCACCGCTGGGCGGCGTGGACCAGGAATTCTGGAAAGCAAAGAAATACCTCGAACCGCATCACATCGTCTTCCAGCCCGGTCTCAATGAGGACTTGGCAGCCACCGCGGTATGGGGTACCCAGCAGGTCAACCTGGACAAAAACGCCCGCTACGACGGCGTGTTTGCCATGTGGTACGGCAAGGGCCCCGGCGTGGATCGCAGCGGCGACGTGTTCCGCCACGCCAACGCGGCCGGCACCTCCAAGCACGGTGGCGTGCTGGTGATCGCCGGCGACGATCACGCGGCCAAGTCTTCCACCCTGCCGCACCAGACCGAGCATGTGTTCAAGGCACTGATGATGCCGGTGCTCGCCCCAGCCAATATCCAGGAGTACCTGGAGTATGGTTTGCACGGTTTTGCGCTGTCGCGCTACTCGGGCTGTTGGGTGGCCTTCAAGGCGTTGGCCGATACGGTGGAAACCTCGGCCTCGGTGGACGTGGACCCGTTCCGGGTGCAGACCGTGATCCCGACCGATTTCCCGCTGCCGGCCGACGGTCTCAACATCCGCTGGCCCGACCCGCCGCTGGTGCAGGAAAAGCGCCTGGTTCACCACAAGCTCTACGCCGCGCTCGCCTATGCGCGCGCCAACCGGCTCGACCGCACGGTGATCGACAGCCCCAACGCACGCCTGGGCATCATGACCTGTGGCAAGAGCTATCTGGACGTGCGTCAGGCGCTGGAAGATCTGGGCATCGACGATCGACTCGCCGCCGAAATCGGCATCCGGCTCTACAAAGTGGGCATGGTGTGGCCACTGGAAGCCGAGGGCGTGCGCCGTTTTGCCGACGGCCTGGAAGAAATTCTGGTGGTTGAAGAAAAGCGCCAGTTCCTCGAGTACCAGTTGAAGGAGGAGCTCTACAACTGGCGCGAAGACGTGCGCCCGCGCGTCATCGGCAAATTCGACGAAAAAGGCGAATGGGCCCTGCCGCACGGCGACTGGCTGCTGCCGGCCGCCGGCGAGCTGACCCCGGCAATGATCGCCCGGGTGATCGCTGCGCGCATTGCACGCTTTCATACCTCGGACAAGATCCGCGCCCGCCTGGCCTTTCTGGAAGCCAAGGAAGCGACACTGGCCAAGCCGCGCCTGTCGATCGCCCGTGTGCCGCATTATTGCTCGGGCTGTCCGCACAACACCTCGACCAAGGTACCGGACGGCTCGCGCGCCATCGCCGGCATCGGCTGCCACTACATGGCCACCTGGCTGTCGCCGGAATCCACCGGCACCTTCTGCCAGATGGGCGGCGAAGGCGTGCCCTGGGTCGGGCAGGCGCCGTTTACCGCCACGACGCATGTGTTTGCCAACCTGGGCGACGGCACCTACATGCACTCGGGCATTCTGGCCATCCGCCAGGCAGTCGCCGCCAAGGTCAATATCACCTACAAGATCCTCTATAACGACGCGGTGGCGATGACCGGCGGCCAACCGCACGACGGCGTGCTCACCGTACCGATCATCGCCCATCAACTGGCCGCCGAAGGCGTGCGCAATATCGTCGTGGTCACCGACGGCACCCCGCGCGCCTATGGTCCGGCCGATCTGCCGCACGGCACACCGATGCGCCATCGCGACGAATTGGACGCGGTGCAGCGCGAGTTGCGCAGCGTACCGGGGGTGTCGGCGCTGATCTACGACCAGACCTGCGCGGCCGAAAAACGCCGCCGCCGCAAGCGTGGCAAGTTTCCCGACCCCGCCACCCGCGTGCTGATCAACGACCACGTCTGCGAAGGCTGTGGCGACTGCAGCGAGAAATCCAACTGCATGTCGGTGACCTCGGTGGAAACCGAGTTCGGCCGCAAGCGCACCATCGACCAGTCCTCGTGCAACAAAGATTTTTCCTGCATCAAGGGCTTCTGCCCGTCCTTTGTCACCATCGAAGGCGGCCGGCTGCGTCGAGGCAAAGCCGCAGGCAATCCGGCGGAAGCATTTGACGCCCTGCCCGAACCGCGACTGCCCACCACCGCCACCCCTTGGGGCATTCTGGTCACCGGCGTAGGCGGCACTGGCGTGGTCACCATCGGCGCGTTGCTGGGCATGGCTGCCCATCTGGAAGGCAAAGGTGTAAGCGTGCTGGATATGGCCGGCCTGGCGCAAAAAGGTGGCGCGGTATGGTCCCATGTGCGTATTGCCGACCGCCCGGAATCGCTGCACGCTGCGCGTATCGCTGCCGGCGAAGCCAACGCGGTGATCGGCTGCGACCTGGTGGTGGCAGCTTCCGACGAGTCGCTCGCCAAGATGCGCTCGGGCCACACCCGCGCACTGATCAACAGCGACCAGACCATGACCAGCGAGTTCGTGCGCGGCTTTGCCGCCCAGGCGCGTAGCGGCGATGTGGGCACACACCCCGACCCGCAGTTTCCCGCCAGCTCGATGCAAGCGCAGATCATCGATGCAGTGGGCGCAGAAAACGTCGAATTCCTGGATGCCGGCCGCCTGGCCACCGATCTTTTGGGCGACTCGATCGCCACCAACCTGTTCATGCTTGGCTACGCCTGGCAGCGCGGGCTGGTGCCGCTGTCGCGTGAAGCCATCCTGCGCGCCATCGAGATCAACGGCGCCGCGGTGCAAGCGAACAAAGCCGCTTTCCAATGGGGCCGACGCGCAGCGGTCGACCTGGAAGCGGTACGGGCCGCCGCCCGCCCACAGTCGGGCACACCGGCGCACCACAAGCTCTCCACCAGCCTGGAGGAGCTGATCGCCCGCCGTGCGGCCCATCTGACCGACTACCAAAACGCCGCGTATGCCCAGCGCTACACCGCTTTGATCGAGCGTGTGCGTGCGGCCGAAAACCGGGTGGCACCAGGTATGCACCTGCTTACCGAAGCCGTGGCACGCGGCTACCACAAGCTCTTGGCCTACAAAGACGAATACGAAGTCGCACGCCTTTACACTCAGACCGACTTTCTCGCCCGCATCGAAGAACAGTTCGAAGGCGACTACAAACTGGTCTTTCACCTCGCCCCGCCCCTACTGGCCGACAAGGATGCGGCCACCGGCGAGCTGAAGAAAAAGGCTTACGGTCCGTGGATGCTCAAGGCTATGCGGGTGCTGGCACGGCTGCGCGGGCTGCGCGGCAGTTTCTTCGACCCTTTTGCGCGCAGTCACGACCGCAAGCTCGACCGTGAGTTGATCGCCGACTATGAGCGTGTCGTTGAAGAAATCATTTCCGGGTTGGAACGGTCGAATTTGGAGACGGCGGTGGAGCTGGCCAACATTCCGGATCGCATCCGCGGCTTCGGTCATGTCCGCGAGCGCTATCTGGCTGCCGCGCGCAAGCGCCAGGCTGAGTTGCTGGACGCTTTTCGGCGCCGCGAGGCCGTACCCGGCAACGGTCCGCAGAACCCCCGCAAGACTATTGCGGTGCTTGCCGGGTAA
- a CDS encoding Lrp/AsnC family transcriptional regulator produces MKLDPTQRRILALLQKDATLSTQALADKVGMSPSPCWRRVKEMEEAGIIRGYVALADRQKLGLGTCVWVRVKLKKHSTEVLERFEQAIKGYDEVVECYELLGETDCLLKLYLPNLEAFSVFMHNFLLKIPEVDVTHSSVALREIKNETALPL; encoded by the coding sequence ATGAAACTCGACCCCACCCAGCGCCGTATCCTGGCGCTGCTGCAAAAAGATGCCACCCTCAGTACCCAGGCGCTGGCCGACAAGGTCGGCATGTCGCCCTCGCCGTGCTGGCGACGGGTCAAGGAGATGGAAGAGGCCGGCATCATCCGCGGTTATGTGGCCTTGGCCGACCGCCAGAAGCTCGGCCTGGGCACCTGCGTGTGGGTGCGGGTCAAGCTCAAAAAGCACAGCACCGAGGTGCTCGAACGCTTCGAGCAAGCAATCAAGGGCTATGACGAAGTTGTCGAATGCTATGAGCTGCTGGGTGAGACCGACTGCCTGCTGAAACTCTACCTGCCCAACCTGGAAGCCTTTTCGGTGTTCATGCACAACTTCCTGCTGAAGATTCCGGAAGTCGATGTCACCCACTCCAGCGTGGCGCTGCGCGAGATCAAAAACGAAACGGCCCTGCCGCTGTAA